A single region of the Pontibacter kalidii genome encodes:
- the holA gene encoding DNA polymerase III subunit delta has protein sequence MAHTPEGILEQLKQRQFAPVYFLQGEESYYIDSIADYIEEHALQEHEKGFNQVVLYGKDVDVSQVLLQAKRFPMMSDRSVVIVKEAQSILDIEKEEGMRQLEAYLQHPLPSTILVFCYKHKSLDGRKSLAKAVQKHAVLLTTKKLYDNQVPAWINGYLKGKGMKATQPAVQLLSEYIGSDLSRLANEIDKLLINLKPGATVDEGLVQENVGISKEYNIFELQAALIARDALKANRIIHYFEANPKNNPLIPNLTMLFTFFTKILTLHTQSDKSEAGLRKSLGNQAWKVKDYMQAMRVYPLPRCVDIIHFIRVADLQVKGITGGDMSEADILRELVFKVLHPVPRALAL, from the coding sequence ATGGCCCATACACCCGAAGGCATTTTAGAGCAACTTAAGCAACGGCAATTTGCCCCTGTATACTTTCTGCAGGGCGAGGAATCCTATTACATCGACTCTATTGCCGATTATATTGAGGAGCATGCGCTGCAGGAGCACGAGAAGGGCTTTAACCAGGTGGTGCTCTATGGCAAGGATGTGGATGTGTCGCAGGTGCTGCTGCAGGCCAAGCGTTTCCCCATGATGTCGGACAGGTCGGTGGTGATTGTGAAGGAGGCACAAAGTATACTGGATATCGAGAAAGAGGAGGGGATGAGGCAATTGGAAGCCTACCTGCAGCACCCGCTGCCTTCTACCATCCTCGTCTTCTGCTACAAGCACAAGTCACTGGACGGGCGCAAGTCGCTGGCCAAGGCGGTGCAAAAGCATGCAGTGCTGCTTACCACCAAGAAGCTGTACGACAACCAGGTGCCCGCCTGGATTAACGGCTACCTCAAAGGCAAGGGGATGAAGGCCACGCAGCCGGCGGTGCAGCTATTGAGCGAGTACATCGGCTCCGACCTCTCCCGGCTGGCCAACGAGATCGACAAGCTGCTGATTAACCTGAAGCCGGGTGCCACCGTGGATGAAGGGCTGGTACAGGAGAACGTGGGCATCAGCAAGGAGTACAATATTTTTGAGCTGCAGGCGGCTCTTATAGCCCGCGACGCGCTGAAAGCCAACCGCATCATCCATTACTTCGAGGCCAACCCTAAGAATAACCCGCTCATCCCTAACCTGACGATGCTCTTCACCTTCTTTACCAAGATCCTGACGCTGCACACACAGTCCGACAAATCGGAGGCTGGCCTGAGGAAAAGCCTGGGCAACCAGGCCTGGAAGGTGAAGGACTACATGCAGGCCATGCGGGTGTACCCGCTGCCACGCTGCGTCGATATCATCCACTTTATCCGGGTGGCCGACCTGCAGGTGAAGGGTATCACCGGCGGCGATATGAGCGAGGCCGATATTCTGCGCGAGCTGGTTTTCAAGGTGCTGCACCCAGTGCCGCGGGCGCTGGCCTTGTAG